The following proteins are co-located in the Vigna unguiculata cultivar IT97K-499-35 chromosome 9, ASM411807v1, whole genome shotgun sequence genome:
- the LOC114163355 gene encoding probable beta-1,4-xylosyltransferase IRX10L — protein MDFWKVGFLCLLWASSVLSIGAVELGRHQPTERISGSAGDVLEDDPVGRLKVFVYELPSKYNKKILQKDPRCLTHMFAAEIFMHRFLLSSPVRTLNPEEADWFYTPVYTTCDLTPNGLPLPFKSPRMMRSAIQLISSNWPYWNRTEGADHFFVTPHDFGACFHYQEEKAIERGILPLLQRATLVQTFGQRNHVCLKEGSITIPPYAPPQKMHAHLIPEKTPRSIFVYFRGLFYDVGNDPEGGYYARGARAAVWENFKDNPLFDISTEHPTTYYEDMQRAVFCLCPLGWAPWSPRLVEAVIFGCIPVIIADDIVLPFADAIPWEEIGVYVDEKDVPQLDTILTSIPPEVILRKQRLLANPSMKQAMLFPQPAQPGDAFHQVLNGLARKLPHDRTVFLKPGEKALNWTAGPVGDLKPW, from the exons atggaTTTTTGGAAGGTGGGGTTCCTTTGCCTTCTTTGGGCTTCTTCTGTTCTTTCAATTGGGGCTGTGGAGCTGGGTCGACATCAACCTACTGAGAGAATTTCAG GTAGTGCCGGTGACGTGTTAGAAGATGATCCAGTGGGAAGGTTAAAAGTTTTTGTTTATGAACTTCCGAgcaaatataataagaaaatccTGCAAAAGGACCCTAGATGCCTCACTCATATGTTTGCTGCTGAGATCTTTATGCACCGGTTTCTATTATCTAGCCCTGTCCGAACCCTTAATCCGGAAGAAGCTGATTGGTTTTACACCCCTGTATACACCACTTGTGACTTGACACCAAATGGCCTCCCCTTACCTTTCAAGTCTCCACGAATGATGCGAAGTGCCATACAGCTTATTTCTTCAAACTGGCCTTACTGGAACAGGACAGAAGGGGCAGATCATTTCTTTGTAACCCCTCATGACTTTGGAGCTTGCTTCCATTATCAA GAGGAGAAAGCAATAGAAAGAGGAATTCTTCCACTGCTGCAGCGTGCTACCTTGGTTCAGACATTTGGACAGAGGAATCATGTTTGCCTGAAAGAGGGCTCAATCACCATTCCTCCATATGCCCCTCCACAGAAAATGCACGCACACCTAATTCCTGAAAAGACGCCTAGGTCCATTTTTGTTTACTTCCGGGGACTGTTTTATGATGTTGGAAATGACCCTGAAGGTGGCTACTATGCAAG AGGTGCAAGAGCAGCAGTGTGGGAGAACTTTAAGGACAATCCTCTGTTTGACATTTCCACAGAGCATCCAACAACATACTACGAAGACATGCAGCGAGCTGTGTTCTGCTTGTGTCCACTTGGATGGGCCCCTTGGAGCCCAAGACTGGTTGAAGCTGTGATATTTGGCTGCATCCCAGTGATCATTGCAGATGATATTGTTCTTCCATTTGCTGATGCAATCCCTTGGGAAGAGATAGGTGTATATGTTGATGAAAAAGATGTACCTCAACTAGACACTATACTCACATCTATTCCACCAGAAGTTATCTTGAGGAAACAGAGATTACTTGCCAACCCTTCCATGAAGCAAGCTATGCTGTTCCCTCAACCGGCGCAACCCGGTGATGCTTTCCATCAAGTTTTGAATGGCCTTGCTCGGAAACTGCCGCACGACCGCACTGTCTTCTTGAAACCAGGAGAGAAGGCCTTGAATTGGACTGCTGGGCCTGTGGGGGACCTTAAACCATGGTAG